A part of Lacibacter sp. H407 genomic DNA contains:
- a CDS encoding glycosyl hydrolase 115 family protein gives MSYSNAQLLAETASPSSYALSNATILVDKDDHAVVNKSALFFASDMQSVTLKQLPISNTVSNATGTAIIIGSADKSSFIKQLIQQKKISVADIKGKWEAYKILTVKNPVKGIDQALVIVGSDRRATAFAVFELSKQIGVSPWYWWADVPVQTKKEIYINASATISDAPKVKYRGIFINDEAPALSNWSKEKFGGFNSKFYAKVFELMLRLKSNYIWPAMWGNAFYDDDSLNIKVADEYGIVIGTSHHEPLMRAHAEWARYGKKQKWNYDSTEAGLKEFWRGGMQRAWNEKIVSVGMRGDGDEPMSRETATSLLERIVKDQRKIIADVTGKPAEKTPQLWALYKEVQDYYDKGMRVPDDVTLLLCDDNWGNLRKLPKVGEKPRKGGYGIYYHFDYVGGPRNYKWLNTNPLPRIWEQMHLAYEHNVKDIWIVNVGDIKPMELPISFFLDYAWDPTKIDAAEIQAYTVKWAAQQFGTKHATAIAELLAKYAKYNGRRKPELLDDRTYSLFYGEWENVVNDYNDLLTKAEEINSELAAEQKDAFFQLVLHPIKACANLNDMYYNVAMNKEAFKEKYESTVEYADRVKELYNKDSLITIEYHKLNNGKWNHMMSQTHIGYTYWQQPPFNRMPKVNYLPEGTVFKDEIIQIGAVPAAKPPADAKPNSFIERFAVVSIEAAHFTKANNSKTISWKLLPDHGRTGDAVTTVPVTAPEQQPSASTPFLEYEMYTYSKDSFTIHAYFSPSLNFHNTENGLQYAISVDDEAPQIISLNKEDKNSISGIWNKWVGENIIIKTSKHKINKPGKHVIKYWMVNSGVVLQKLVADFGDMKPSYLGPPETRINK, from the coding sequence TTTTTTTTGCAAGTGATATGCAATCGGTTACATTGAAACAATTGCCGATCAGCAATACCGTTTCAAATGCAACAGGTACAGCCATCATTATTGGTTCTGCTGACAAATCATCTTTCATCAAACAACTCATCCAACAAAAGAAAATCTCAGTTGCAGATATCAAAGGCAAGTGGGAAGCGTATAAGATACTTACTGTAAAAAATCCGGTAAAAGGAATTGATCAGGCGCTTGTAATTGTCGGCAGCGACAGAAGAGCAACAGCATTCGCTGTTTTTGAATTGAGTAAACAAATTGGTGTATCGCCCTGGTATTGGTGGGCCGATGTACCTGTTCAAACAAAAAAAGAAATCTATATCAATGCAAGTGCAACGATCAGCGATGCTCCAAAAGTGAAATACCGTGGCATCTTTATTAACGATGAAGCACCTGCACTCAGCAATTGGAGCAAAGAAAAATTCGGCGGCTTCAATTCAAAATTTTATGCAAAGGTGTTTGAGTTGATGCTTCGTTTAAAATCCAACTACATCTGGCCTGCTATGTGGGGCAATGCATTTTACGATGATGATTCACTCAATATAAAAGTTGCAGATGAATATGGCATTGTGATCGGTACATCACATCACGAGCCATTGATGCGTGCACATGCTGAATGGGCCAGATATGGCAAAAAACAAAAATGGAATTACGACAGTACAGAAGCCGGACTGAAAGAATTCTGGCGAGGTGGTATGCAGCGTGCATGGAACGAAAAAATTGTAAGCGTTGGTATGCGTGGTGATGGTGATGAACCAATGAGCAGGGAAACAGCTACCTCGCTTCTTGAGCGAATTGTAAAAGACCAACGAAAAATTATTGCAGATGTAACCGGCAAGCCGGCTGAAAAAACACCTCAACTCTGGGCTTTGTACAAAGAAGTGCAGGATTACTATGATAAAGGCATGCGAGTGCCCGATGATGTAACGCTTTTGTTGTGCGATGATAACTGGGGTAATCTACGCAAGTTGCCCAAAGTTGGAGAGAAGCCACGCAAAGGTGGTTACGGTATTTATTATCACTTCGATTATGTAGGTGGTCCACGTAATTACAAATGGCTTAATACAAATCCGCTGCCACGTATTTGGGAGCAGATGCATTTGGCATACGAGCATAATGTAAAAGATATCTGGATAGTAAATGTGGGTGATATCAAACCAATGGAACTTCCCATTTCGTTCTTTTTAGATTATGCATGGGATCCAACAAAGATTGACGCTGCAGAAATTCAAGCGTACACAGTAAAATGGGCTGCACAACAATTCGGAACAAAACATGCAACTGCTATTGCCGAACTGCTTGCGAAATATGCGAAGTACAATGGCAGAAGAAAACCTGAACTGCTGGACGACAGAACATACAGTTTATTTTATGGCGAATGGGAAAATGTAGTAAATGATTACAATGACTTACTTACCAAAGCAGAAGAGATCAACAGTGAATTAGCAGCCGAACAAAAAGACGCCTTCTTTCAACTGGTGCTGCATCCAATTAAAGCTTGTGCAAATCTCAACGACATGTATTACAACGTTGCGATGAATAAAGAGGCGTTTAAAGAAAAGTATGAATCAACTGTTGAATATGCTGATAGGGTAAAAGAGCTATACAACAAAGATTCGCTCATTACCATTGAATACCACAAACTCAATAACGGGAAGTGGAATCACATGATGAGTCAAACACATATTGGTTATACCTATTGGCAGCAACCTCCGTTTAACAGAATGCCGAAAGTGAATTATCTGCCGGAAGGCACTGTATTTAAAGATGAGATCATACAGATAGGCGCTGTACCCGCAGCAAAACCACCGGCTGATGCAAAGCCAAATAGTTTTATCGAACGATTTGCTGTTGTATCAATTGAAGCAGCGCATTTCACCAAAGCAAACAACAGCAAAACAATTTCATGGAAGCTGTTGCCCGATCATGGCAGAACAGGTGATGCAGTTACAACAGTTCCTGTAACAGCACCCGAACAGCAACCTTCCGCATCAACTCCGTTTCTGGAATATGAAATGTATACCTACAGTAAAGACAGTTTCACGATCCACGCATACTTCTCTCCTTCATTGAATTTTCATAATACAGAAAATGGTTTGCAGTATGCCATTTCTGTTGATGATGAAGCGCCACAAATCATCAGCCTGAATAAAGAAGATAAAAACAGCATCAGCGGTATCTGGAATAAATGGGTGGGCGAAAATATTATCATTAAAACAAGTAAACATAAGATCAACAAACCCGGTAAGCATGTGATCAAATACTGGATGGTGAACAGTGGCGTGGTATTGCAAAAATTGGTGGCTGATTTTGGTGACATGAAACCAAGTTATCTGGGTCCACCTGAAACAAGAATCAACAAATAA